The Rosa rugosa chromosome 1, drRosRugo1.1, whole genome shotgun sequence genomic sequence ACTGTGCGACACAGTGAGCAGTCTAAAAGAAGGGATAGGGTTGAGGAGGAAAGTTCACATCATAGGGGACGTGAGGATGCTCATGCACGGGGAAATCAAATGAATATTGATGAGAGGAGATCTGGCAAGGAGAGATCAAGTACTCGCAGTGAACGTGGTGATAGCCAAAAAGTCCAAGATAGAAAACATAAAGAGAATTCAAGAAGGAataaagaaactgaaattgcTGATATCAACACTTCAGTCACTTCCAAGAGACATCAAGAAGACCAAAGTGGTCGTAGCAAGGAGATGGTATGTACCGTTCTTGACATCAGGTCTCGTGcataatttgtttgtttttttcaaAAAGTTTGTATTGCTTTTCTTTCCTTCAGAAATTATGTAGATAGGTTGCAATGTTTTCCTCGTACTTCATGGATACATAACTCTGAGCATGTGCAAAGTAGACTTTGTTTGGACATATTTTCTTCATGTTTCAAGCTGGATGATGGTTCAGTTTTTGTCTCTctcctctaaaaaaaaaaaatgaaaaaagaaaactgaaatCAGAAGATGTGTTAATAACGTTGATTTCACCTAATTAGTGATCACTTCtgcagatgaaattttcatGTGTATAACCAGCATGATCAGAAGCACATTTTTTTCCTGAGACCAGTGCACACTTTTGATGATTTTACTTTTTGCTTACCCCAATAGACACGTGTTAGATGCATTTGAACCAGCCCATATCTATCTTTTCCCTTTAAATGAGGTTTATGGTTTGACCAGTAGGAGGGAAGTACAGGAGGGCAGTAGGATAAACAACAACAAGTAGAACAACATGTCTATTTATCAGTTGATGACTTGGTCACTAATCCTGGAATATCCCATTTACAGTTTGCCAGTTATTCATCATTCCCTTTTTGgcttttgtaattttgtatatGACGCTAGCTGACAATATGGATGATTGGGTTGGGCTCTCTTCTCATGATTGCTTCTCTTTTGCCCCTTTAGGGCTTGAAAGGCACCCGTGAGCAAGGACCTGGTCACTCTTCTAAAAGGCACAGGGAAGATGCTTCCTCTGATGATGAGCAGCAGGATTTAAAAAAGGGGCGCTCCAAATTGGAACGATGGACAAGTCATAAGGAGAGGGATTTCAGTATCAACAGTAAGGTATCCTCTACCTTAAAGCTCAAAGAGCTTGATAGGGGATCTTCAGATGCCAGTAAACTTCCAGATGATTCCAAGCCAGTTGAGGCTGTTGATAACCATCACCCGTTGGCCGAGGAGAATGCTGGTGATCAGGATATTAAGGATGCTGACACAAAACCATTAGATACAGACACGGCATTGGAGGGTCGTCACCTGGACACAGTTGAGAAGTTGAAGAAACGAAGTGAGCGCTTCAAGCTTCCATTGCCAAGTGAAAAAGAACCATCAACAATTAAAAAGACTGAGACTGAAGTGCTGCCAGCCCCTAATAGTGACCCTCCTGTGGTGGAATCTGAGATTAAACCAGAACGGCCCGCTCGGAAAAGAAGATGGATCAGCAACTAAATCTAAAATTGAAGAGCTAAGTTAGCTGGATGGGTTGCTGTGGTACGAGGGAAGTTATGCTCGACATGATGCTGGGTTATTCAATTCTTACCTCCATGAGGGTGCAATCATTCAACCAGAAATTTGTAGGGTTTTCCCCAAAAGGCGGTGTACCTCTGCAGTAGTAATATCATTTTGTAATCCTGCTGCCACTGTATACTTAGTAATGCTTTCCTTTGTATATACTGGTGATTGTAACATTGAACTGGTCACTGATGGTGGCACAAGATTGCTTTTCGAGACTATTCATGATTGTAGTGCCCAGGTTCTATCTGGCATGCTTAGAGGTTCATGTTGAAGCCAGGTACCCCGGATTGAAAGCAAGTTGGAGGCTGTGAGGATGTAGAAACCGAGCCGAGTTTGAAAAACTCGCTTGCGAAAGAGAAGCCTTTTCGATGTGTTGGGAGATCTCTACTAGACTGGAGGTGGTGGCATAATCAGCTTATGTATACTGTACTTTAGCATCCTCTTTCTTTAAtgtgataaaagaaaaatagtgCTTTATACACAACATTTGAAACTCATTTGTATTGTAGGAACAAATGAGCTTTTAAAACTGCGGATTAGTGTTAAAAGAATGAACTATATTGATACTATTCTAGGAGTCACACAAAGTCTCTTTTGGTATGTCTGGTGCCTTTGAAATGCAATTGTTACATCTCTTAGTCAGGATGGCCATGTGGTTTTGTTGCATTTGTATAAGCATCCAAGACAATTACTAATCTGGTACTGATTCACGTGCTCTGTATAATTCATgccaaatgaaaagaaaaagaaaactatcTAACAGCCACTAATTGAAATTCATTATCATTCATGAGGCGAAGttgttcaaaaaacaaaaaagaataaaacaCCGGAATCAATTATTTGCCATCGTTATCCTGTTATTATTAGTTACCTAGAGAGCTCCAAGCTCCAACCCTTCAAATACGTCTCAATTCAAGAACAAATTTTCACCCTGAAAAACAAAACTATCTGACCAGGACAACTAGAGAAGAGgacaacacaacacaacacattttggttccatttttttttttttttttaattaaatagaggatgaggcgatattagttcctctgcgaCAGCCGATTTAGGGTGACTGACACCCACCCACAATCCCGAAAGAAAGGGTGCCATCGCAACCGAgaacccaccgcccatccctctattttattttattaaatggCACCCATTCCATTTAAGACGCAAAGGTAAAAAACCAGAAACACCAATCTCATTCTCTTTTGTTTTGTCCAAACAAGTTGAAGAGGTAATGAGTAATTTCAGGTAGTTCCTTTTTCCCAACACGTAAGGTAAGTCTTGTAACACGCACATGATCCAATACTTCTCGATTGGGATATTTCTTTTTCAGGTGTTGATTCGTTCAGATCTATAAGTGGAGGAGCTATCACTGAGCAGAGAGagacatctctctctctctctctctctctctctctctgtatgtgaaaaaatggagaagaaacGTTTATGGGTTCCCACTATTGTGGCACAAGTGTGTCTCTGCTTTGGTCTCTACCTTGCTTTTCAACTGGGTCAGCCTCAGAACTCTGTGAACCTCCATAGAAGAAGTGAAAGCAGAGATCTTTACTTCATCAGCGTCAGAGGAGGCTTCAGACCTCTCAAGCAACAGACCCATCTTCTCAAACGGGTAAAGTTTTCATCTTGTTGGGTATAGCTCATTTCGTCTCTTATTGTATAAAGTGACGATCTTTGTTCTATGCTAATTTTTGTTTGATATTCCTGACATGTTGGTGGTTAGGAAATGTTGGGAAAGTTGGATGAATAATCGTACACATTCATTTCAATCTGTTTTTCTTCTGCTTTTGTAAGTTGGGTTCATAATGGTGGGAAGAACTGTCATACTGTTTCTTCACTAAATCTATGGTATTGTTTGCATTGGAATCTTCTTTGCACTTTAAACAAAAGGTAAACTTTTCCCATTCTTGGTCTACTGTCAATGGGGTCAAGAACTAAAGGCATTTATGTGAGGAGTGGGGTTCTGGGTTTTGATTCTTTTAGTATTTGACCTTTGCTATAGTGGTTCATTTATGTAAAGAGATTCCTTGCTATGAACTATACTATTTCTTAACAGTAACATTTACCACATTCTTCATCTACTAATTGCCTTtccctagattttttttttttactggttTAATTATGGTTCTTCTTGTTGGTAAAAGATGGAGAAGGTGGCAAAGAAGTACAAGGCAAAGTTTGTAGTGGACATCAGTGATCTTGGGAAAGATGATCCGCTCATGCAGAATGTAAGGTCGTTTTCTTCTTCTCAGTTTTTGAGCTGCAAATATTTCTATTCTATTTGCTTTCAGAATTATTAGCGTGTGAAATTGTCAACATGTTAGAAAAATCTATATGACTTCACAAGAATGGATAAAATTGATTGAAGTAACCTAGGGTAGCAGTTGTTAAACGCTTGAACTGTTCCTTTCGTAGTAAAGTTTCATTGGTGTCAAGTGTTAGTAACAGCGctggatatgttcttttacaggGTACCCTGCATTTCTCATCATTAAAGGTTCCCTGGTATACTACTACAGTTTCAGGCAGATATGGAGGGGGTTACTTCCAGAAGCAGATAAGACTACCTTACGAGAAAACCTTAGACCTCATTGGTGTGGATACTGGGTCATTAGAGGTATGTAATGTGTTGTTTTTCGGTTATATCAATCCAATCTACATACATTTGGCATTGGCTTAGTTCCTATCATCTTGTTCATGCTGAGCATTGATATTCGTGATAATTTTTTCTACGTTTGAAAGTACTTTTAGTTTAtatgttcttttcttttggaagaGAAAACAGAAACATATGAAATGATAGTAATTCTTGATTAGTTCATATGTTAGTCATCCTTGATCTGTAAGTCATGTTTTACCAATAGGTGGCAATTTGTCCATTTTATCGTTTCAAACCATAAATTGTTTCTGCCTCATCCTCATTCTTTTCATATATTAGTTATCCTTGATCTGTAAGTATGTATGTAGTTTCTTTATTCTATTTTCTTACTTGAACTTATTTTAAAGGGGAAGGTTTTAATCTCGGGATCATCAAGTGAGTTTGgattcaatcagttacattggCTGACAAGGACACTAGAGGAAACCAGTAGTGACTGGTAAAATTAATTAACTGTATGGGCTTGTCTATTTCTGATTAATTGCTATTCCTGGGGTTGTGATCTTATGAGCCCACAAGATTTCTAAACACAAAAAAGCCAGAAGGAATTTGTGAAATATTCTTCCTTAACATTGATATATTCGATACTCTATTTCATGATTCTGTCTTATTTCTGGTTTGACAGTTACTATAATTTTGGCAATGCAATTCAAAGATTTTGATTTCATGTTCTGAACCTTAGATGAAATTGGATTCTTGTGGTATAGAAGATATGATCTTAAGAATGTGTTACCTAGCTGAGTGAGGTTTACGGATAACTTTCAATGGATAACTGGGTGTAAGCGTTTTGCATATAGGTGCATAGTTGTTGGATTCCACCCATTGGCTAAATGTGAAGATAGTGAAGAGGGAATGGAAGCAAAGCAAGTCTTTGAGTCTCTACATCATAGTTTTATGAAATATGAAGTGGTAAGAACTACCAGTTCTTTGTATCCAATAATATTTAAGTCAAACGACAAATCTTGCTCATAATTCATGGTAAATCCTTGTATGTATATTCTCCAGAATGCATATATAAGTGAGCGGGGTTGCACTAGCGATGTCCAACAAGGTACTCTGAGCTACATTGGGAACCCGGGCTCAACAAATGCACTAGCTTTTGTAAATGAGACATCAATATTTAGGAGGTGAGCATTTCAGTTCTGTGTACCTTTGTTGATCCACATTTTGCCTTAGACATGCAACTTGTTATTGACTATCCTTTGTGTGGCGTTCTGCAACCACACAGAGAACTGGAGGTCGAGTTTCTCCTTCACAGAGTCAGCTCGCTAGAAATTGTGCGTATTTATTTCTTCTGGTGTTTTGTTGCAGTTTTATCTTACAAAACACCGCAATCCCTTGTATGGAGTTAACAGACGGATGCATTTTTATGTCTTCACTTTTCGGGTTTGCAGGTAACCTACTTTGTTAGCTTGAGTGGGGAAGTAGTGCATAAATCTGTACTCCATCAGAAGGGTAAAGCAGTCATGTAAATTGTGTTTGAAGAGGAGCAGATTCTACCCAATTTTTTCAAGCCATGGATGATAAACTCAGCTTGACACCATTTTTTCTTGTGTAATGTTTTTTTTCACCACATCACTTATGTTGTATGTGAAAGGCAAGAGGTCATTGCTTTGAAGCAAAAGCCTTTTCCTCCACCTTTTTGACAATGGATGAAAGTATATGTTACTTTTACAGTTTCACtcgcttcctttttttttttttttttgtgattggAGGTGCGGTAACAAAATACATTGGTTACGTTAGCGAGTTAGTAACTCACCATCGAGTCTCTATTTTGATCGAGGTAGCAAGACATCTCAGTTATATTAGCTAATTAATAACACACTTACTCAGTAGTATTATCTCAGTTATATTCCAATCAAGGTCCAGAATGTTATCTCAGCAAAATGCCAAAATCAGACTACGGAACTAATCTCCTCTCGCCGCAGGGATGTGGAAATGGACGAAAATACCCCTGAACTAATGCAACAGCATAGGGGCAAAAAGGGAAGATAAGCCAACAGAGAGGGGACTATAAATATGTAGCGATGCCCCAAATAGGGCTTCAATCACACTCCGATCAAAGATCGAGGCTCCGCCGCTGATCTCTCCAGATCATGGCCGGAGCCGATGAGTTCCCgccccaactctctctctctctttctctctctgtaatgtgtgtgtgtgtgtgtgtgtatgtatatatatgtatctgtgctctctctctctctctctctctctcttcctctgtaaaccctaaaccctacgAGGCTGTGACGATGATGCTTCGGAGTGTGAAAATAG encodes the following:
- the LOC133726913 gene encoding uncharacterized protein LOC133726913 isoform X3 gives rise to the protein MEKKRLWVPTIVAQVCLCFGLYLAFQLGQPQNSVNLHRRSESRDLYFISVRGGFRPLKQQTHLLKRMEKVAKKYKAKFVVDISDLGKDDPLMQNGTLHFSSLKVPWYTTTVSGRYGGGYFQKQIRLPYEKTLDLIGVDTGSLEGKVLISGSSSEFGFNQLHWLTRTLEETSSDWCIVVGFHPLAKCEDSEEGMEAKQVFESLHHSFMKYEVNAYISERGCTSDVQQGTLSYIGNPGSTNALAFVNETSIFRR
- the LOC133726913 gene encoding uncharacterized protein LOC133726913 isoform X2, translating into MEKKRLWVPTIVAQVCLCFGLYLAFQLGQPQNSVNLHRRSESRDLYFISVRGGFRPLKQQTHLLKRMEKVAKKYKAKFVVDISDLGKDDPLMQNGTLHFSSLKVPWYTTTVSGRYGGGYFQKQIRLPYEKTLDLIGVDTGSLEGKVLISGSSSEFGFNQLHWLTRTLEETSSDWCIVVGFHPLAKCEDSEEGMEAKQVFESLHHSFMKYEVNAYISERGCTSDVQQGTLSYIGNPGSTNALAFVNETSIFRSFILQNTAIPCMELTDGCIFMSSLFGFAGNLLC
- the LOC133726913 gene encoding uncharacterized protein LOC133726913 isoform X4; translation: MVLFALESSLHFKQKMEKVAKKYKAKFVVDISDLGKDDPLMQNGTLHFSSLKVPWYTTTVSGRYGGGYFQKQIRLPYEKTLDLIGVDTGSLEGKVLISGSSSEFGFNQLHWLTRTLEETSSDWCIVVGFHPLAKCEDSEEGMEAKQVFESLHHSFMKYEVNAYISERGCTSDVQQGTLSYIGNPGSTNALAFVNETSIFRRELEVEFLLHRVSSLEIVTYFVSLSGEVVHKSVLHQKGKAVM
- the LOC133726913 gene encoding uncharacterized protein LOC133726913 isoform X1; this translates as MEKKRLWVPTIVAQVCLCFGLYLAFQLGQPQNSVNLHRRSESRDLYFISVRGGFRPLKQQTHLLKRMEKVAKKYKAKFVVDISDLGKDDPLMQNGTLHFSSLKVPWYTTTVSGRYGGGYFQKQIRLPYEKTLDLIGVDTGSLEGKVLISGSSSEFGFNQLHWLTRTLEETSSDWCIVVGFHPLAKCEDSEEGMEAKQVFESLHHSFMKYEVNAYISERGCTSDVQQGTLSYIGNPGSTNALAFVNETSIFRRELEVEFLLHRVSSLEIVTYFVSLSGEVVHKSVLHQKGKAVM